In the genome of Carnobacterium pleistocenium FTR1, one region contains:
- a CDS encoding 50S ribosomal protein L25 encodes MKVNATLRTEVGSSAANRFRREKKVTGIINGKGVTSTPILLDSKELDAILKKLGKNAIFNVAVQDGDTHQVIIKEIQSATLIDQILDVELQVIKKGEKLTVTVPIHVANADKVQRGIVSQTLNELEIETLPANIPTSFTVDVGELEIGDAISVADIKVAKSITVLSDLEQSVVSVLPPSAEEPETAAEPAEAAEPELIGGKEEEA; translated from the coding sequence ATGAAAGTCAATGCTACTTTAAGAACAGAGGTCGGATCTTCAGCGGCTAATCGTTTCAGAAGAGAAAAAAAAGTTACAGGTATCATTAATGGAAAAGGCGTTACAAGTACTCCAATTTTATTAGACAGCAAAGAATTAGATGCTATCTTAAAAAAATTAGGTAAAAATGCGATTTTTAATGTTGCTGTTCAAGATGGAGATACTCACCAAGTGATTATCAAAGAAATTCAAAGTGCAACTCTTATCGATCAAATTTTAGATGTTGAATTACAAGTTATTAAAAAAGGTGAAAAATTAACGGTTACTGTTCCTATTCATGTTGCAAATGCTGATAAAGTTCAACGCGGTATTGTTTCTCAAACATTGAATGAACTAGAAATCGAAACTCTTCCAGCTAATATCCCAACTTCATTTACTGTTGATGTTGGTGAACTTGAAATAGGAGATGCAATATCTGTTGCAGATATTAAAGTTGCTAAATCTATCACTGTATTAAGCGATCTTGAACAATCTGTAGTAAGCGTATTGCCTCCATCTGCTGAAGAACCTGAAACAGCTGCTGAACCTGCTGAAGCTGCTGAACCTGAATTAATTGGTGGAAAAGAAGAAGAAGCTTAA